The genomic DNA GCCTGGGACATCTTCTGGCGATCGTCACCGAAGCGTTCCTTCAGTGCGGCGAGCTTCGGCGCCACGGCACGCATGCGCGCCATCGAGCGGTAGCTGGCGGCCGACAGCGGGAAGAACAGGCCCTTGATGAGCATGGTCAGGACAATGATCGACCAGCCCCAGTTACCCAGCAGGCTGTGGATATGTTGCAGCAACCAGAAGATCGGCTGGGCGATGAACCACAGGAAGCCGTAATCGACGGTCAGTTCCAGGCCTGGGGACAGTTCCTTGAGCTTGGACTGGATCTTCGGGCCGGCGTACAGCATGGCGCTGGTTTCGGCCTTGCCGCCAGCCGGTACGCTGATGGCCGGGCCGGTGTAGCCGATGATGTAGTTGCCCTGGCTGTCCTTGCGGGTCTGAACGACGTTGTTGTCCGACTTGGCAGGGATCCAGGCTGTTACGAAGTAGTGCTGCAGCCAGGCAACCCAGCCGCCAGACACATTTTCTTTCAAACTACCTTTGTCGATGTCCTTCATCGACACTTTCTTGTACGGCTCGCCAGCTGTCCACAGGGCAGCACCCAAGTAGGTGGCGGTACCGGTGGCGGTGCTCGAGGACGGATCACCACTGGCGTCACGCTTGAGCTGGGCAAACATGTTGCCGCTCCAGGCCTGGCCGCTCTGGTTGTCGATCAGGTAGCTGACGGACAGGTCGTACTCACCGCGCTTGAAGCTGAAGCGCTTGATGTAGTTCACACCGTTGTCGCTGAACTTCAGGTCGACCACCAGTTGTTCCTGGCCATCAGCCAGCTGGAAGGACTTCTGCTCTGCGGCGTACAGCGGACGGCCGGTGGAGCGCGCATCCGGACCGTTGGCACCGGTCAGGCCGCTCTGGGCCAGATATACGCGCTCGCCACCGTTGTCGAACAGCTGGAACGGAATGTCCGGATGATCCTGACGACGCGGGTACTTCGGCAGGTTCAGCTGGACGATGTCACCGCCGACTGGATCGATAGCCAGTTCCAGGACATCGGTCTTGACCCGGATGAGATCCTTGCTGAGCGCAACAGGTGCCAGTTCGGCAGGGCTCGACTCGGCGTTGGCGCTCGGTACATCGGCGCTGGCGCCGTTGTTAGCGGCCGGTACGCCATCGGGCAGGCCCGGAGCAACAGTGCTGGCAGCAGTATTCTGAGTCGGCAAGGCAGCCTGGCCGTAGTCATCGTTCCACTTCAGGACCATGACGTAGGACACGATTGCCAGGGCGGCGATCAGGATCGTGCGTTTAATATCCATGATTACTCGGCTATCGAAGAAGTTCGGGAGGAAGGCGCGGGGGGAACGGGATCGAAACCGCCGTCGTTCCACGGATGACAACGCCCCAGGCGACGAACGGTTAGCCACCCGCCACGCAAGAGGCCATGGGTTTCTATGGCTTCCAACGCATAACAGGAGCAACTGGGGTAGAAACGACAGTGGCTGGCCATCAGAGGACTGATGGCGTAACGGTAAAACTGGATCGGAACGAGTGCCAGTTTACGCATCTTGACTGTCTACCCCTGCGGAATCGGCGTTAGCCGCTGGAGTGTTCGGG from Pseudomonas putida includes the following:
- the yidC gene encoding membrane protein insertase YidC; translated protein: MDIKRTILIAALAIVSYVMVLKWNDDYGQAALPTQNTAASTVAPGLPDGVPAANNGASADVPSANAESSPAELAPVALSKDLIRVKTDVLELAIDPVGGDIVQLNLPKYPRRQDHPDIPFQLFDNGGERVYLAQSGLTGANGPDARSTGRPLYAAEQKSFQLADGQEQLVVDLKFSDNGVNYIKRFSFKRGEYDLSVSYLIDNQSGQAWSGNMFAQLKRDASGDPSSSTATGTATYLGAALWTAGEPYKKVSMKDIDKGSLKENVSGGWVAWLQHYFVTAWIPAKSDNNVVQTRKDSQGNYIIGYTGPAISVPAGGKAETSAMLYAGPKIQSKLKELSPGLELTVDYGFLWFIAQPIFWLLQHIHSLLGNWGWSIIVLTMLIKGLFFPLSAASYRSMARMRAVAPKLAALKERFGDDRQKMSQAMMELYKKEKINPLGGCLPILVQMPVFLALYWVLLESVEMRQAPWMLWITDLSIKDPFFILPIIMGATMFIQQRLNPTPPDPMQAKVMKMMPIIFTFFFLWFPAGLVLYWVVNNCLSISQQWYITRRIEAATKKAAA
- the yidD gene encoding membrane protein insertion efficiency factor YidD, which codes for MRKLALVPIQFYRYAISPLMASHCRFYPSCSCYALEAIETHGLLRGGWLTVRRLGRCHPWNDGGFDPVPPAPSSRTSSIAE